The window GCAGCGGATGCAGCCCCTGCTCCGCGCACCAGTGGAGGAACAGGCGGATCGCGAGCTCGTACGTGTCGCGTGTATCCGCCGTGGGTGCGCCGCCTGCGATGTAGCGCGGGAGGTATTCGTGGAAATGTGCGATAAAGTATTCGGGGGTAATGGCATCCTGCCGCACGTTCATGGCGGGCGCGTTCATGCGCCGCACCGTACCCGGTATCGTTTCCGTACGCCGCGCAGGAACGCCTATCGCAGCACTGCCGCCGCTGCGGTCGTTTTCGTTTGTCGCCAACACAGCACCCGCTTTCGTCTTGTGATGAGGTGATTATAGCACGCGGGGGGCGGCATTCGCAACAGGGAACGCGGCGTGCTGTCCCCGCTCGATCTGCAGCAGCCGCTCCTTGCGTGCAAGACCGCCCGCGTAGCCCGTGAGGCTGCCGTCCGCACCGATCACACGGTGGCACGGGATGAGGATGGAGATCGGATTGCGCCCGACCGCACCGCCGACCGCCTGCGCCGACATCCGCTTTTTCTCCTGTTGTTCGATGCGCCGTGCAATCGCGCCGTAGGTCGTCGTCGCGCCGTATGGGATCGTCCGCAGGATCGCCCATACCGTCTGCTGGAACGCTGTGCCCGCAGGAGCGAGTGCGGGGATGAAGTTCGGGATGCTTCCGTCGAAATACAGATCAAGCCACAGCACGGCGTCCCCGAACACGGGGAGATCCTTTTCGTACGCCGTCGAAAGATCGGGGAAGTCCCTCTCCCCATCGAAGTACAGCCCCGTCAGTGCCGCTCCCTCGCTCGTGAGCGTGATCCCGCCGAGCGGGGATGTATAGTGCTGTTTGCAGAGCATCGGTATCCCTCCTGTCAGTGTAGTTCTATTATAGAGGAAATCATTGCGCTGCGATAGTCCCCGTGTGTTTCGGTCAAATATAGCACTATCCCCGAACCCCTTGTATTTTCAAGAGGGTTCGACGTGTTGAAAGCGGTTTTGTCTACAACTTGTCTACAAACACCCCTTGTCTACAAAACGCTCGAAGATGCGTACGGTCTCCTGCTGCATATCCTCCGTATCGTGTGCATACAGGTTTTGCGTGATGGTTGCGTCCGCATGACCGAGGCGGGCGGCGACATCCACGGGCTTCGCGCCGGCTTCGATGAGCCGTGTCGCGTGGGTATGCCGGAAGCTGTGAGAGTTCAGCCCCAGGCGATGGAGCATATCGCACACGCGCTCATGTCTGTAGGGGATACCCGTGGGATGAATGCAGAGCAGCGGGCGGCGTTCCGCTTCGACTGCGGGGGACAGCCGTTTTGGCAGGAGAATGAGCGCACGACCCGCGTCCTTACTCTCATAGGCGATTTGATACGCCTGTCCCAAGCGCAGCTCGTCTTTCATCTGCTCTTTTTTGAGCGCACGCAGATAGGAGAGGAAAAACGCATCCGCATAAAATGTCCGCGTGCTTGTTGTCGTTTTGGGTGTATCAAAATAGCCCGCCGGTATTCTCTGGCGGGAGATGGAGAACGTCCCCGCCTCAAGGTCAACATCATCCCATGTAAGCCCGAGTGCCTCGCTGATTCTCAGCCCTGTGTGATAGAGTATTTTGAGCAGCGGATGTATTTATGGTTTACGTCGATGGCGGCAAACTGCTCTGTCGTGATGACCGTACGTTTAACCACTTTGCGCGGCGCACTGCGCGGGATGTTGATTCCTGCCGTCGGATTCGTGGTGATGAGTTCGGCGGGATAGATGGCGTACTTCAGCGCGGTGGCCAGCACTGTCTTGGTTTGCCGTATTGTCCCCTGCGAAAGCCCTGCTCGTGCAAGATTCTTGACCCACAGATCAATATCACGCGGGCGCAGTTCCTGCAAATAGATTTCGCCGAGATGGGGGACGATGCGCGAAACGACCGCATTGTGATAGTTTTTGAATGTCATCCACTTCACGTTTGGGCGCACGACATTCTCTAGCCGTGCGGTGAGATAGTCCCGCAGCTTCACGCGCTCCGAGGTGATGCCGATGTTGCCGTTTTTCCAGTCGGCGTATGCTTTCACACCTGCCTCGAATGCTTCATCCTCGGTGGCAAAGCCCCCTTTCTCCTTCATGCGGCGCGGATTTTTTGAGGTCTCGAAGCTATAGGAATAGCTGTTGCCGCGCTTTCGTATGCGTATCTTGGACATAAATAAAACCTCCTTGAAATAGGAGGCGAATCATGGTAGTATGTAAGTGCAATAGGGCATGATTCGCGTCATGTCTGCCGCTCTCTCTGTTCGCGCAGGGAGGGCGGTTTTTTTATGTGATCGGATAACGGTGTTCGTCGGATGCCTTGATTTTTTGTTGATTTTTGTATCTGTTTAAAACGCTGCTTGCGAATTTTCGAGAAAATCGTTCGTTTACTTTCATTTTTTTGGCGAAACTGTCAATTTACTTTCAACACCATGTTTGAAAGTAAAACACGTTGTACCACCGTGAAAAAAACTCACATTGCAAATTGCATTTCTAAACCCGTCGAAATCGAGGGGGTTAACCGTGTCAGATTCGAGGCGGTTGGAACGTATAGCGGAATGCTCTGAACTATGGTATACTGGTTGCGTTGCCGCCCCTACACATGGCAATGGGAGGGGGTGTGCATATGAGTGTTATCGCGTTTCTTCTCTCCATCATGGCTGGTGTAATCGCCAACTGCATCAGCAAATGGCTCGATGAGAGAGACGACGGCGACGAGCCTAGGCGCTAGTCCCTGCCTGCAATATGGGAACAGAAAAGCCCCCAAGATACCGACTTGGGGGCTTTTCGTGTGCTTAAGTGCTATCGCATTTGCCATAGCTAGTATAGCACAAGTCCCCGATGATATGCAAGTGATATGTTTCCGCCTACGATGGCGGCTTTTTATGCCCTTACTACAATCAGCAGGCTAGGAGGTTAGTTGTTTCCGAGCCAACGGATCGCCCGTCGAAAACCTGCCTTTTCCGCTTCTTGTACGGTCGACGCATAGAACTCTCCTTCGGATGGTGTAATAACGCATTTGTCGTATTGCTGATCGAATGGCAAGTGATATATTCTTTCTCCTGTGCGTGAACTTATGTTACATTTTATCATGGGATAATCCCCGAGCGGTTTTGTAACAAGTTTAATTTTCAATAAATCGGCGAATAGCACAGCAGAGGTTGAATAGGGAACTGTAGAGAAAAAGATTGGTTGCACGTTGTATGAATTGAAATCTATATCCAAATGATCGATGTATTCGATAGGAGCATCATCAATCTTATCGGCGTCTATTCCAAGAGCTAAAGAAATCTTATAAGCAATTGTCGTGCCGTAGAGCTGGTTGATATGTTTTTCGTGTATGATTTTTTTCTTTTTATTTGACCAACATTTACATTGAATGACGAGAGTTCTACCGCCTTTTTTACAGATCAAATCACGTCCGAAATCTTCTAGACCTCGCTCGATTCCGTAGTATGTGACGCTATAACCTTTCTCTTCGTATAAATAGCCAATATAGCGTTCATACTCTCGCCCAATCTCGGCGTTTGTTTTGTGGCGCTTTTTGTAACGATCTAATGCGAGTTGATTCCGTTCCGTTGGAGAGAGCAGGTGATACTCTTCAGGAGTCAACCAATATCCCGCAACATCTGAATCTTTATAGTTTGGGTTCTTGTAGGAGTTCGTTGGTTCTATCGGGTCATCTTCCAGATCAGAAAGCCACGGCAACAAGCTCTTTATATATTCGAGTTCCCATTTATAGGCTTTGTTTTCCCGTATGAGGGCGTTCTTTTCCGCACGTATGGCTCGTACTTCGTCTGCTCCTTTGAACGATGGTCGTTTTTTTAATTCCAGTATGTCCGCAATGTAAGCGTTTCGTGCTGTTTCATAATCCGCAATAACCGTTGCAACAACAGGAAATTCATCTATTTTGGCAGATAAAAAGTCATTGACGAAAGATTCTTTTTCTGCTACAGTTTTTTCCTTTGCCTCTGCGGCGGTTACTTTATCGCTATAATATATGTTGGCAGCCATTTTGGTGCGATTCATATAGTCGTCGGCATCCGTTATATACCTTGTCGCTTTTCTGTAATGCCGTACAACCTGAACCAATATAATGAATAACACTACACATAGGATGAAGAAAATTTCTGCCATATAATGATCTCCCTACACTCATAACGGATTATAGTGTTCTACGCAGTTCTATGACTTAAACCAAGGAGCACACAGCTCCATCTACCAATCTACCTGTGTATCAATAAATCTTCCAAGTAAAAAATGGACTTCGCGCGGGTCGGGGTGGCGTTGATTGATGATACGTGTTACCTCGTCGCTGTCAATGTCGGTGGAGTAGGTGAGCAGATGCGCAGCGTATTCGTTTGCCTCCGCTTCCAGACGGCTACGAACGTAATAGGCGCGGTCAGGGTGAAGATAATAACCGTATCCTGCGTGCAGGCGCGCGTGTCCGAGTTCGTGGCAGACCGTCACCTTTTGCCCTGCATAGCAGAGATCTTCATTCAGAATGATGTATTTGCGCCGCAGGACGTGAACGAGAAAACCACGCATATCATCGGGCAGGGGAAGGCGTACAATCGTTATGCCGAGGTCACTCGCGAGCTGAAATGGGTTTCCCGTGCGGTATTTGTTGACGAGATTCTTGACGCGGACTTTGATGTTGAACATGACGCATCAGTCCTTTTTCCGCTTATTTTGCCTTTTCGCATCCCAAAAGACGAACTCAAGAGCATTACGCAGCTTTTGTTGATCTTCTTCACTGAGGTTGTATGTATCACCATCAAACATGACTTCTGTTTTGTTGAGGAATTTTGCGAGGTCGTTCAGGTCGCGTTTGGAGTGGGCGGTGGAATCGCGCTGCGTGAGTGTGGGCAGATCGTCGGAGGCGGGGGATTGCTCCAATAGCTCACTGCGTTTTATCTTGAAAAAAGAGCATAACTTATCCACCTTATCCATGCGCGGAACTTTGTAGCCCTTTACCCAATTATTTACCGTAGTATTGCTTACTTCCATATAAGTCGCTAATTCTGCTTGCGTGATGCCGCGTACTCGTAACAAACGATTCAAGTTATCAGTAAACGTCTTTTTCATTGTATTTTCGTTGGGCATATTTCTCACCTCGTTTATATGAATCATTATATAACTAAAAGTAAAATAGCACAATACGAAAATAAAAATAAATCAACTAAAAGTGTTGACATAAACTTTTAGTTGATTTGTAATAAGGGCAGAAAAAATGAAGGGAGGAACGGGGAGTGAAAATTAGCTTGAAAGCCGCCCGTGTAAATGCCAATCTGACACAGGAAGAGGTTGCGAAACTCTTACGTAAAAACAAACAGACTATTGTCAACTGGGAGAACGGGAAAACGGTCATTGATGTGGGTAACTTCACAGCATTGTGCCAGCTCTACAAGATTGACAAAGACTGTATTTTTTTGCCTACAGTATAAACTTTAAGTTTAACAACGACCGCGAGAGGAGGTGAGGGGATGGAGAGTGTTACCTGCCCACATTGCGGAGCGGTGGTACGACGTGGAAATTTCTGCTCACGGTGCAGCGGTAAGTTGGTTGAGGTCTGTGATTGTTGGGTGAAGAAGAAAGCCTACAACTGCGGGAGAGATGAGTGCCCCGGCATTCGTCTGCATCGGTTGGAGATAGAAGATCTGTGTGGTACACGAATTTTCAAGGAGAAGGATTTTCTGCGCATGAAGTTTTTTTCTCCAAAAGCAGAGGAAAATCCCCAGTCCACGGAACAGGATTTGCGGGCGATCCGTTATCTGCTCGAAGTGTACAGAACAGAGCGGACGGATGAGGATCGATTTCTGCGACGGACAATCTACACGATGCAAGCGAATCGGCGGTTGGATTGGAAGGTGTTACTTCTTGTCTGTGGCGCAGGGGGATTTGTCGGAACTGTTTTCTGCATTGTGCTTGCGTATATTTGCGGGGTCATTTTACTGGAAGTGCATATATAGGAGGTGAGAACATGAAAACGATTTTCCAATCGGAGAGCCACGGGGGGAACGAGATGAAAGGTTCGGCTGCAATCCTTGTGGATGGTGCAATCGAGGAGGTCTTTTCGCTCGGTGTAGGTCTCAATATGAGGCGCATACTGGATGTGGAAAAGAATATGAGCATCCTGATTGAGATTCAGGATGCTCAGACGGACAAGGTGGTTCACACGTTCGTTATTACGAGCAAGGAGACGCAGCGGATAGAGCCGCCGATTCTTTGCCGTCCCGATGATCTCTAACACCGAAATGCCCTACGGGGTGTCCGCAGGAGATCCTCTTGCGCTGATGATGGCAGGTCGCGTCCCGCCGATACGAGGCGAATCATGGTAGATAGCAAGAATGGCGGGACGTTTCCTCATAGATGGGAGGTGAGGTCATGGGAAAGACGGCGACGGATGCGGCGGCGGATGCTTTCGTCGCAGGGCTCATGGTGGGCTTTGACCGCATCGCGGATGAGAAGCTGACGGAGAAGGTTGATGCGTTGGAGCAGCGGATTGTCGAGCGTCTTCCAAAGGTGGTGGCACTGCCGCCGAAACCTGCGGAGAATCCGCTTGAACGGCTGCTCAGTGTCGGCGAGGTCGCCGATCTGCTCGGATGTTCCGCGCGTACGGTACAGACACGGATGGATAAGGGCGATCTGGTTTATGTGCTCCTCGATCCGAGCAGCAATCA of the Selenomonas dianae genome contains:
- a CDS encoding methylated-DNA--[protein]-cysteine S-methyltransferase translates to MLCKQHYTSPLGGITLTSEGAALTGLYFDGERDFPDLSTAYEKDLPVFGDAVLWLDLYFDGSIPNFIPALAPAGTAFQQTVWAILRTIPYGATTTYGAIARRIEQQEKKRMSAQAVGGAVGRNPISILIPCHRVIGADGSLTGYAGGLARKERLLQIERGQHAAFPVANAAPRVL
- a CDS encoding site-specific integrase: MHPLLKILYHTGLRISEALGLTWDDVDLEAGTFSISRQRIPAGYFDTPKTTTSTRTFYADAFFLSYLRALKKEQMKDELRLGQAYQIAYESKDAGRALILLPKRLSPAVEAERRPLLCIHPTGIPYRHERVCDMLHRLGLNSHSFRHTHATRLIEAGAKPVDVAARLGHADATITQNLYAHDTEDMQQETVRIFERFVDKGCL
- a CDS encoding restriction endonuclease, which translates into the protein MAEIFFILCVVLFIILVQVVRHYRKATRYITDADDYMNRTKMAANIYYSDKVTAAEAKEKTVAEKESFVNDFLSAKIDEFPVVATVIADYETARNAYIADILELKKRPSFKGADEVRAIRAEKNALIRENKAYKWELEYIKSLLPWLSDLEDDPIEPTNSYKNPNYKDSDVAGYWLTPEEYHLLSPTERNQLALDRYKKRHKTNAEIGREYERYIGYLYEEKGYSVTYYGIERGLEDFGRDLICKKGGRTLVIQCKCWSNKKKKIIHEKHINQLYGTTIAYKISLALGIDADKIDDAPIEYIDHLDIDFNSYNVQPIFFSTVPYSTSAVLFADLLKIKLVTKPLGDYPMIKCNISSRTGERIYHLPFDQQYDKCVITPSEGEFYASTVQEAEKAGFRRAIRWLGNN
- a CDS encoding ImmA/IrrE family metallo-endopeptidase; this translates as MFNIKVRVKNLVNKYRTGNPFQLASDLGITIVRLPLPDDMRGFLVHVLRRKYIILNEDLCYAGQKVTVCHELGHARLHAGYGYYLHPDRAYYVRSRLEAEANEYAAHLLTYSTDIDSDEVTRIINQRHPDPREVHFLLGRFIDTQVDW
- a CDS encoding helix-turn-helix domain-containing protein — translated: MPNENTMKKTFTDNLNRLLRVRGITQAELATYMEVSNTTVNNWVKGYKVPRMDKVDKLCSFFKIKRSELLEQSPASDDLPTLTQRDSTAHSKRDLNDLAKFLNKTEVMFDGDTYNLSEEDQQKLRNALEFVFWDAKRQNKRKKD
- a CDS encoding helix-turn-helix transcriptional regulator, producing MKISLKAARVNANLTQEEVAKLLRKNKQTIVNWENGKTVIDVGNFTALCQLYKIDKDCIFLPTV